The proteins below are encoded in one region of Shewanella algae:
- a CDS encoding cytochrome c3 family protein: MKKANLVWALLLAGLTSVSVHAVQQRDYHKAVIGKDCKVCHDQGLKQYPSDGACLKCHDVDELAKKTARSGEDRWQNPHDNLHYGKDLPCVECHGEHQPKKPLCSNCHTFKYDKHKE, encoded by the coding sequence ATGAAGAAAGCAAACTTAGTATGGGCACTGCTGTTGGCAGGGCTAACTTCGGTATCGGTTCATGCCGTTCAGCAGCGCGATTATCACAAGGCAGTGATAGGCAAGGATTGTAAGGTATGCCACGACCAAGGGCTTAAGCAGTACCCTTCAGATGGTGCCTGCCTGAAGTGCCACGATGTCGATGAGCTGGCAAAAAAGACAGCCCGCAGTGGTGAGGACAGATGGCAAAATCCCCATGACAACTTGCATTATGGTAAAGACCTGCCTTGTGTTGAGTGTCATGGTGAACACCAGCCTAAAAAACCTCTGTGCAGTAATTGCCATACCTTTAAATACGATAAACATAAGGAATAA